A stretch of the Candidatus Melainabacteria bacterium RIFOXYA2_FULL_32_9 genome encodes the following:
- a CDS encoding tRNA 2-thiouridine(34) synthase MnmA — MSSKKTVAVAMSGGVDSSTAALLLKKDGYDVIGITGIMHDDAYIASENAAQVCNILGIKHYSVDLRDDFKNSIINYFEESYKKGLTPNPCVVCNKVIKWGALKKYAHEVLNADLYATGHYARITKDGDNYKLVRANDDKKDQIYMLFSLTQDDLVTTLFPLAELTKSEVRELARANNLPCAESKESQDVCFIQPPDSTQKYLVRKFGEQEGNIIDIRTGKVLGKHKGAYKYTVGQRKGIGIAANEPLYVASVHPDKNEVYVGFLNDISRLDLEVNDINWQQEEFKSGEFRALVKIRYNSSAKEAIVIPKDNNSAIVRFTNPQFAITPGQVAVFYDLNNEYLIGGGWIK, encoded by the coding sequence ATGAGCTCTAAGAAAACAGTTGCAGTTGCAATGAGTGGAGGTGTGGATAGTAGCACCGCTGCGTTGCTTTTAAAAAAAGACGGTTATGATGTTATTGGAATAACTGGAATAATGCACGATGATGCTTATATAGCATCAGAAAATGCGGCTCAGGTGTGCAATATTCTGGGTATAAAGCATTACAGTGTAGATTTAAGAGATGATTTTAAAAATAGTATTATAAATTACTTTGAGGAAAGTTATAAAAAAGGACTTACTCCAAATCCTTGTGTCGTATGTAATAAAGTTATTAAATGGGGTGCTCTAAAAAAGTATGCTCACGAGGTTTTAAATGCTGATTTATATGCAACTGGTCATTATGCAAGGATAACCAAGGATGGGGATAATTACAAGCTAGTTAGAGCTAATGATGATAAAAAAGATCAAATTTATATGTTATTTAGCCTTACTCAGGATGATCTTGTGACAACTTTATTTCCTCTGGCCGAGTTAACTAAATCTGAAGTGAGAGAACTGGCAAGAGCTAATAATCTTCCCTGTGCAGAAAGCAAGGAAAGTCAGGATGTGTGTTTTATTCAGCCTCCTGATTCGACTCAAAAATATCTTGTGAGAAAATTTGGTGAACAAGAGGGAAATATAATAGATATCAGAACCGGTAAAGTTTTAGGGAAGCATAAAGGCGCATATAAATATACAGTTGGGCAGAGAAAAGGTATTGGTATAGCAGCAAATGAGCCATTATATGTTGCTTCAGTTCATCCTGATAAAAATGAAGTTTATGTTGGTTTTCTAAATGATATATCAAGACTTGATCTTGAAGTAAACGATATAAACTGGCAGCAGGAAGAGTTTAAGAGTGGCGAATTTAGAGCATTAGTTAAAATAAGATATAATTCCAGTGCTAAAGAAGCTATAGTTATACCTAAAGACAATAATTCTGCTATCGTTAGATTTACTAATCCTCAGTTTGCAATTACTCCCGGTCAAGTAGCCGTATTTTATGATTTAAATAATGAATACCTTATAGGTGGTGGCTGGATTAAATAG